Proteins encoded by one window of Dioscorea cayenensis subsp. rotundata cultivar TDr96_F1 chromosome 6, TDr96_F1_v2_PseudoChromosome.rev07_lg8_w22 25.fasta, whole genome shotgun sequence:
- the LOC120263360 gene encoding auxin response factor 16 isoform X2: MLVLDHWCRCRLWAALWSISRKVTANRHVAASMKKDTDSIPSYPSLSSKIVCVLHNVTLHADPETDEVYAQMTLQPVNNYDKEALLASELGLKQNKQPAEFFCKTLTASDTSTHGGFSVPRRAAEKIFPPLDFSMQPPAQELAAKDLHDVTWTFRHIYRGQPKRHLLTTGWSVFVSSKRLFAGDSVLVIRDEKSQLLLGVKRANRQQPALSSSVLPSDSMHIGILAAAAHAAASNSPFTIFYNPRASPSEFVVPLAKYLKAMYTQISLGMRFRMMFETEESGVRRYMGTVTGISDLDPVRWKNSQWRNLQVGWDESTAGERRTRVSIWEIEPVATPFYICPPPFLRPKFFKPPGMPDDSDVENGFRKTMPWLGDDFGKEAPNPFFTGFSLVQWMAMQQNSQLMASAAQSVHFPSLAASAVQNTSTDDPSRLLNFQTNALPPQNLQFTSKATHQLQQMEQQLALPWPQQHQQQQQQQQPQQQQQFSTVTLPEQSQKQQFLQQQRNPNHTQEQHHQQQHNSIVLENQSRQPQQHQKLHGQLPQNQLQEQHLRPAVSQQNIEPAQKQHQSFSSQFLPQNQILNQVLPPPSFQVQQQGIPKPGNCLSNISSFQPSSLSGISQVQPPVEDQLFLLKQQQQQQQQFQQSQQQQQQQQQCQSQLQLQLLQKLQQQQVLSQLNPQLQSQLLTQLSQQSQQQQNLQPQLLNTQFLQQKQQIPISHTTDHVKPEPLVRANSTLSENEGPSCSTSPSTNFHATPSSLLKRHRQGPSIFNESMGVRHLDNQLQEIQSRSDGQMKHELHCIKETDQLPHQHAVSDQLDASSASSFCMDAAAVQEGFSLHPLCMDSDVPEDNRNNFLIGATNDGLVMNTMPTRGLSSGKDIENLLSGYGNQKDMDAEVSTAAISSQSFGIPDMSFRPGCSSDPAANESRMYNRGMWANQPQRMRTYTKVQKRGSVGRSIDVTRYIGYDDLRRDLARMFGIEGQLEDPHRTEWKLVYVDHENDILLVGDDPWEEFVSCVQSIKILSPVEVQQMSLDGDLASVPPVQNQACSGSDNGNVWRGHYDDSAASFQHR, translated from the exons ATGCTTGTGCTGGACCACTGGTGTCGCTGCCGCCTGTGGGCAGCCTTGTGGTCTATTTCCCGCAAGGTCACAGCGAACAGGCAT GTGGCAGCCTCAATGAAGAAGGATACAGATAGCATTCCAAGCTACCCATCACTGTCTTCGAAGATAGTTTGTGTGCTTCATAATGTCACTCTACAT GCTGATCCTGAAACCGATGAGGTTTACGCTCAGATGACTCTTCAGCCTGTTAATAAT TATGACAAAGAGGCATTGTTGGCATCTGAATTGGGCCTCAAACAAAATAAGCAACCGGCTGAATTCTTCTGCAAAACACTTACAGCAAGTGATACGAGCACTCATGGTGGATTTTCAGTTCCTCGTCGCGCAGCTGAAAAGATTTTCCCGCCACTA GATTTTTCAATGCAACCACCAGCACAAGAACTGGCCGCAAAGGACTTGCACGATGTCACATGGACATTCCGGCATATCTATCGTG GCCAGCCCAAAAGGCATCTCTTAACTACTGGTTGGAGTGTGTTTGTTAGCTCGAAAAGACTCTTTGCAGGCGATTCCGTCCTTGTCATTCG AGATGAAAAGTCACAGCTCCTCCTGGGAGTAAAACGTGCCAATAGACAGCAACCAGCTCTATCATCTTCGGTTTTACCTAGTGATAGCATGCATATCGGGATCCTTGCTGCTGCTGCTCATGCTGCCGCAAGTAACAGTCCATTCACCATATTTTACAACCCAAG AGCTAGCCCATCGGAGTTTGTTGTTCCTTTGGCCAAATACCTCAAGGCAATGTACACCCAAATCTCTCTAGGCATGAGATTCAGGATGATGTTTGAGACTGAGGAGTCCGGAGTGCGTAGATATATGGGCACGGTCACTGGCATTAGTGATTTGGATCCTGTTAGATGGAAAAATTCACAGTGGCGCAATCTTCAG GTTGGGTGGGATGAATCAACAGCAGGTGAGCGGCGGACTCGGGTATCAATATGGGAAATTGAACCTGTGGCAACTCCTTTCTATATATGCCCTCCACCATTTTTAAGACCCAAATTTTTTAAACCGCCGGGAATGCCAG ATGACTCTGATGTTGAGAATGGATTTAGAAAGACAATGCCATGGCTTGGTGATGACTTCGGCAAGGAGGCTCCTAATCCATTTTTTACTGGTTTTAGCCTTGTCCAGTGGATGGCCATGCAGCAGAATTCACAGCTAATGGCCTCTGCGGCTCAGTCAGTACACTTTCCATCTCTTGCCGCTTCTGCTGTACAGAATACGAGCACTGATGACCCATCCCGATTACTGAATTTCCAAACAAATGCCTTGCCTCCACAAAATCTACAATTCACTTCTAAAGCTACACACCAACTGCAACAAATGGAACAACAGCTGGCCCTCCCATGGCCCCAACagcatcagcagcagcagcagcagcagcaaccaCAGCAACAGCAACAGTTTTCTACTGTTACACTGCCAGAGCAGTCACAGAAACAACAGTTTCTACAACAGCAAAGAAATCCTAATCATACACAAGAGCAGCATCATCAGCAACAACATAATTCCATTGTTCTAGAGAATCAGTCACGACAACCACAGCAGCATCAGAAACTTCATGGACAACTGCCACAAAATCAACTGCAGGAACAACACTTAAGACCTGCCGTATCTCAGCAAAACATCGAGCCAGCTCAGAAACAACATCAGTCTTTTAGCAGCCAATTCTTACCACAGAATCAGATACTGAACCAAGTTTTGCCACCACCTTCATTTCAAGTTCAACAGCAAGGGATACCAAAACCGGGAAATTGTTTATCCAATATCAGTTCGtttcaaccatcatcattatctGGAATTTCACAGGTTCAACCACCTGTTGAAGACCAACTTTTTCTCCtgaagcagcagcagcagcagcagcagcagttcCAACAATcccaacagcaacaacaacaacaacaacaatgccAATCTCAGCTACAACTGCAGTTACTGCAGAAACTGCAGCAACAGCAAGTGCTCTCTCAACTTAATCCACAATTACAATCTCAGTTGTTAACACAATTAAGTCAACAGTCTCAACAACAGCAAAATTTGCAACCACAGTTGCTGAACACTCAATTTTTGCAACAGAAGCAACAGATACCCATTAGTCATACGACCGATCATGTCAAACCAGAGCCACTTGTTCGAGCTAATTCTACGTTAAGTGAGAATGAAGGACCATCATGTTCAACATCTCCTTCCACCAACTTCCATGCTACTCCATCAAGCTTACTCAAAAGACACCGGCAAGGACCAAGCATCTTTAATGAAAGCATGGGCGTTCGTCATCTTGACAATCAACTTCAAGAAATTCAAAGCAGGTCAGATGGTCAAATGAAGCATGAGTTACACTGCATTAAAGAGACCGATCAGCTGCCACATCAACATGCTGTTTCAGATCAACTGGATGCATCTTCAGCGAGTTCATTTTGTATGGATGCTGCTGCTGTGCAGGAAGGTTTTTCACTTCACCCTCTTTGCATGGATAGTGATGTACCTGAAGATAATCGGAACAATTTTCTCATTGGTGCTACAAATGATGGGTTGGTGATGAACACTATGCCTACAAGGGGCTTAAGCTCGGGAAAGGATATCGAGAACTTGCTATCAGGTTATGGTAATCAGAAAGACATGGATGCTGAAGTGTCTACTGCAGCTATCAGTTCTCAATCATTCGGTATACCAGACATGTCCTTTAGGCCTGGTTGTTCTAGTGATCCTGCTGCCAATGAAAGCAGAATGTACAACAGAGGAATGTGGGCTAACCAACCGCAGCGAATGCGGACATACACCAAG GTACAAAAGCGAGGATCGGTGGGAAGGTCTATTGATGTAACACGGTACATTGGATACGATGATCTCAGGCGTGATCTTGCACGCATGTTTGGCATTGAAGGGCAGTTAGAAGACCCGCACCGGACTGAGTGGAAGCTGGTCTATGTTGATCATGAAAATGACATATTGCTTGTCGGAGATGACCCTTGGGA GGAGTTTGTGAGCTGTGTTCAGAGCATCAAGATACTATCACCGGTGGAAGTTCAGCAGATGAGCTTGGACGGCGACCTGGCTAGCGTGCCGCCAGTACAGAACCAAGCCTGCAGTGGTTCTGATAACGGGAATGTGTGGAGGGGTCACTACGACGATTCAGCTGCGTCCTTTCAACATCGGTGA
- the LOC120263360 gene encoding auxin response factor 16 isoform X1 has translation MKAPTLNDFSGNPNEGERKTINSELWHACAGPLVSLPPVGSLVVYFPQGHSEQVAASMKKDTDSIPSYPSLSSKIVCVLHNVTLHADPETDEVYAQMTLQPVNNYDKEALLASELGLKQNKQPAEFFCKTLTASDTSTHGGFSVPRRAAEKIFPPLDFSMQPPAQELAAKDLHDVTWTFRHIYRGQPKRHLLTTGWSVFVSSKRLFAGDSVLVIRDEKSQLLLGVKRANRQQPALSSSVLPSDSMHIGILAAAAHAAASNSPFTIFYNPRASPSEFVVPLAKYLKAMYTQISLGMRFRMMFETEESGVRRYMGTVTGISDLDPVRWKNSQWRNLQVGWDESTAGERRTRVSIWEIEPVATPFYICPPPFLRPKFFKPPGMPDDSDVENGFRKTMPWLGDDFGKEAPNPFFTGFSLVQWMAMQQNSQLMASAAQSVHFPSLAASAVQNTSTDDPSRLLNFQTNALPPQNLQFTSKATHQLQQMEQQLALPWPQQHQQQQQQQQPQQQQQFSTVTLPEQSQKQQFLQQQRNPNHTQEQHHQQQHNSIVLENQSRQPQQHQKLHGQLPQNQLQEQHLRPAVSQQNIEPAQKQHQSFSSQFLPQNQILNQVLPPPSFQVQQQGIPKPGNCLSNISSFQPSSLSGISQVQPPVEDQLFLLKQQQQQQQQFQQSQQQQQQQQQCQSQLQLQLLQKLQQQQVLSQLNPQLQSQLLTQLSQQSQQQQNLQPQLLNTQFLQQKQQIPISHTTDHVKPEPLVRANSTLSENEGPSCSTSPSTNFHATPSSLLKRHRQGPSIFNESMGVRHLDNQLQEIQSRSDGQMKHELHCIKETDQLPHQHAVSDQLDASSASSFCMDAAAVQEGFSLHPLCMDSDVPEDNRNNFLIGATNDGLVMNTMPTRGLSSGKDIENLLSGYGNQKDMDAEVSTAAISSQSFGIPDMSFRPGCSSDPAANESRMYNRGMWANQPQRMRTYTKVQKRGSVGRSIDVTRYIGYDDLRRDLARMFGIEGQLEDPHRTEWKLVYVDHENDILLVGDDPWEEFVSCVQSIKILSPVEVQQMSLDGDLASVPPVQNQACSGSDNGNVWRGHYDDSAASFQHR, from the exons ATGAAGGCTCCCactttgaatgatttctctggAAATCCAAATGAAG GAGAAAGAAAAACTATCAATTCTGAGCTATGGCATGCTTGTGCTGGACCACTGGTGTCGCTGCCGCCTGTGGGCAGCCTTGTGGTCTATTTCCCGCAAGGTCACAGCGAACAG GTGGCAGCCTCAATGAAGAAGGATACAGATAGCATTCCAAGCTACCCATCACTGTCTTCGAAGATAGTTTGTGTGCTTCATAATGTCACTCTACAT GCTGATCCTGAAACCGATGAGGTTTACGCTCAGATGACTCTTCAGCCTGTTAATAAT TATGACAAAGAGGCATTGTTGGCATCTGAATTGGGCCTCAAACAAAATAAGCAACCGGCTGAATTCTTCTGCAAAACACTTACAGCAAGTGATACGAGCACTCATGGTGGATTTTCAGTTCCTCGTCGCGCAGCTGAAAAGATTTTCCCGCCACTA GATTTTTCAATGCAACCACCAGCACAAGAACTGGCCGCAAAGGACTTGCACGATGTCACATGGACATTCCGGCATATCTATCGTG GCCAGCCCAAAAGGCATCTCTTAACTACTGGTTGGAGTGTGTTTGTTAGCTCGAAAAGACTCTTTGCAGGCGATTCCGTCCTTGTCATTCG AGATGAAAAGTCACAGCTCCTCCTGGGAGTAAAACGTGCCAATAGACAGCAACCAGCTCTATCATCTTCGGTTTTACCTAGTGATAGCATGCATATCGGGATCCTTGCTGCTGCTGCTCATGCTGCCGCAAGTAACAGTCCATTCACCATATTTTACAACCCAAG AGCTAGCCCATCGGAGTTTGTTGTTCCTTTGGCCAAATACCTCAAGGCAATGTACACCCAAATCTCTCTAGGCATGAGATTCAGGATGATGTTTGAGACTGAGGAGTCCGGAGTGCGTAGATATATGGGCACGGTCACTGGCATTAGTGATTTGGATCCTGTTAGATGGAAAAATTCACAGTGGCGCAATCTTCAG GTTGGGTGGGATGAATCAACAGCAGGTGAGCGGCGGACTCGGGTATCAATATGGGAAATTGAACCTGTGGCAACTCCTTTCTATATATGCCCTCCACCATTTTTAAGACCCAAATTTTTTAAACCGCCGGGAATGCCAG ATGACTCTGATGTTGAGAATGGATTTAGAAAGACAATGCCATGGCTTGGTGATGACTTCGGCAAGGAGGCTCCTAATCCATTTTTTACTGGTTTTAGCCTTGTCCAGTGGATGGCCATGCAGCAGAATTCACAGCTAATGGCCTCTGCGGCTCAGTCAGTACACTTTCCATCTCTTGCCGCTTCTGCTGTACAGAATACGAGCACTGATGACCCATCCCGATTACTGAATTTCCAAACAAATGCCTTGCCTCCACAAAATCTACAATTCACTTCTAAAGCTACACACCAACTGCAACAAATGGAACAACAGCTGGCCCTCCCATGGCCCCAACagcatcagcagcagcagcagcagcagcaaccaCAGCAACAGCAACAGTTTTCTACTGTTACACTGCCAGAGCAGTCACAGAAACAACAGTTTCTACAACAGCAAAGAAATCCTAATCATACACAAGAGCAGCATCATCAGCAACAACATAATTCCATTGTTCTAGAGAATCAGTCACGACAACCACAGCAGCATCAGAAACTTCATGGACAACTGCCACAAAATCAACTGCAGGAACAACACTTAAGACCTGCCGTATCTCAGCAAAACATCGAGCCAGCTCAGAAACAACATCAGTCTTTTAGCAGCCAATTCTTACCACAGAATCAGATACTGAACCAAGTTTTGCCACCACCTTCATTTCAAGTTCAACAGCAAGGGATACCAAAACCGGGAAATTGTTTATCCAATATCAGTTCGtttcaaccatcatcattatctGGAATTTCACAGGTTCAACCACCTGTTGAAGACCAACTTTTTCTCCtgaagcagcagcagcagcagcagcagcagttcCAACAATcccaacagcaacaacaacaacaacaacaatgccAATCTCAGCTACAACTGCAGTTACTGCAGAAACTGCAGCAACAGCAAGTGCTCTCTCAACTTAATCCACAATTACAATCTCAGTTGTTAACACAATTAAGTCAACAGTCTCAACAACAGCAAAATTTGCAACCACAGTTGCTGAACACTCAATTTTTGCAACAGAAGCAACAGATACCCATTAGTCATACGACCGATCATGTCAAACCAGAGCCACTTGTTCGAGCTAATTCTACGTTAAGTGAGAATGAAGGACCATCATGTTCAACATCTCCTTCCACCAACTTCCATGCTACTCCATCAAGCTTACTCAAAAGACACCGGCAAGGACCAAGCATCTTTAATGAAAGCATGGGCGTTCGTCATCTTGACAATCAACTTCAAGAAATTCAAAGCAGGTCAGATGGTCAAATGAAGCATGAGTTACACTGCATTAAAGAGACCGATCAGCTGCCACATCAACATGCTGTTTCAGATCAACTGGATGCATCTTCAGCGAGTTCATTTTGTATGGATGCTGCTGCTGTGCAGGAAGGTTTTTCACTTCACCCTCTTTGCATGGATAGTGATGTACCTGAAGATAATCGGAACAATTTTCTCATTGGTGCTACAAATGATGGGTTGGTGATGAACACTATGCCTACAAGGGGCTTAAGCTCGGGAAAGGATATCGAGAACTTGCTATCAGGTTATGGTAATCAGAAAGACATGGATGCTGAAGTGTCTACTGCAGCTATCAGTTCTCAATCATTCGGTATACCAGACATGTCCTTTAGGCCTGGTTGTTCTAGTGATCCTGCTGCCAATGAAAGCAGAATGTACAACAGAGGAATGTGGGCTAACCAACCGCAGCGAATGCGGACATACACCAAG GTACAAAAGCGAGGATCGGTGGGAAGGTCTATTGATGTAACACGGTACATTGGATACGATGATCTCAGGCGTGATCTTGCACGCATGTTTGGCATTGAAGGGCAGTTAGAAGACCCGCACCGGACTGAGTGGAAGCTGGTCTATGTTGATCATGAAAATGACATATTGCTTGTCGGAGATGACCCTTGGGA GGAGTTTGTGAGCTGTGTTCAGAGCATCAAGATACTATCACCGGTGGAAGTTCAGCAGATGAGCTTGGACGGCGACCTGGCTAGCGTGCCGCCAGTACAGAACCAAGCCTGCAGTGGTTCTGATAACGGGAATGTGTGGAGGGGTCACTACGACGATTCAGCTGCGTCCTTTCAACATCGGTGA
- the LOC120263360 gene encoding auxin response factor 16 isoform X3, with product MQPPAQELAAKDLHDVTWTFRHIYRGQPKRHLLTTGWSVFVSSKRLFAGDSVLVIRDEKSQLLLGVKRANRQQPALSSSVLPSDSMHIGILAAAAHAAASNSPFTIFYNPRASPSEFVVPLAKYLKAMYTQISLGMRFRMMFETEESGVRRYMGTVTGISDLDPVRWKNSQWRNLQVGWDESTAGERRTRVSIWEIEPVATPFYICPPPFLRPKFFKPPGMPDDSDVENGFRKTMPWLGDDFGKEAPNPFFTGFSLVQWMAMQQNSQLMASAAQSVHFPSLAASAVQNTSTDDPSRLLNFQTNALPPQNLQFTSKATHQLQQMEQQLALPWPQQHQQQQQQQQPQQQQQFSTVTLPEQSQKQQFLQQQRNPNHTQEQHHQQQHNSIVLENQSRQPQQHQKLHGQLPQNQLQEQHLRPAVSQQNIEPAQKQHQSFSSQFLPQNQILNQVLPPPSFQVQQQGIPKPGNCLSNISSFQPSSLSGISQVQPPVEDQLFLLKQQQQQQQQFQQSQQQQQQQQQCQSQLQLQLLQKLQQQQVLSQLNPQLQSQLLTQLSQQSQQQQNLQPQLLNTQFLQQKQQIPISHTTDHVKPEPLVRANSTLSENEGPSCSTSPSTNFHATPSSLLKRHRQGPSIFNESMGVRHLDNQLQEIQSRSDGQMKHELHCIKETDQLPHQHAVSDQLDASSASSFCMDAAAVQEGFSLHPLCMDSDVPEDNRNNFLIGATNDGLVMNTMPTRGLSSGKDIENLLSGYGNQKDMDAEVSTAAISSQSFGIPDMSFRPGCSSDPAANESRMYNRGMWANQPQRMRTYTKVQKRGSVGRSIDVTRYIGYDDLRRDLARMFGIEGQLEDPHRTEWKLVYVDHENDILLVGDDPWEEFVSCVQSIKILSPVEVQQMSLDGDLASVPPVQNQACSGSDNGNVWRGHYDDSAASFQHR from the exons ATGCAACCACCAGCACAAGAACTGGCCGCAAAGGACTTGCACGATGTCACATGGACATTCCGGCATATCTATCGTG GCCAGCCCAAAAGGCATCTCTTAACTACTGGTTGGAGTGTGTTTGTTAGCTCGAAAAGACTCTTTGCAGGCGATTCCGTCCTTGTCATTCG AGATGAAAAGTCACAGCTCCTCCTGGGAGTAAAACGTGCCAATAGACAGCAACCAGCTCTATCATCTTCGGTTTTACCTAGTGATAGCATGCATATCGGGATCCTTGCTGCTGCTGCTCATGCTGCCGCAAGTAACAGTCCATTCACCATATTTTACAACCCAAG AGCTAGCCCATCGGAGTTTGTTGTTCCTTTGGCCAAATACCTCAAGGCAATGTACACCCAAATCTCTCTAGGCATGAGATTCAGGATGATGTTTGAGACTGAGGAGTCCGGAGTGCGTAGATATATGGGCACGGTCACTGGCATTAGTGATTTGGATCCTGTTAGATGGAAAAATTCACAGTGGCGCAATCTTCAG GTTGGGTGGGATGAATCAACAGCAGGTGAGCGGCGGACTCGGGTATCAATATGGGAAATTGAACCTGTGGCAACTCCTTTCTATATATGCCCTCCACCATTTTTAAGACCCAAATTTTTTAAACCGCCGGGAATGCCAG ATGACTCTGATGTTGAGAATGGATTTAGAAAGACAATGCCATGGCTTGGTGATGACTTCGGCAAGGAGGCTCCTAATCCATTTTTTACTGGTTTTAGCCTTGTCCAGTGGATGGCCATGCAGCAGAATTCACAGCTAATGGCCTCTGCGGCTCAGTCAGTACACTTTCCATCTCTTGCCGCTTCTGCTGTACAGAATACGAGCACTGATGACCCATCCCGATTACTGAATTTCCAAACAAATGCCTTGCCTCCACAAAATCTACAATTCACTTCTAAAGCTACACACCAACTGCAACAAATGGAACAACAGCTGGCCCTCCCATGGCCCCAACagcatcagcagcagcagcagcagcagcaaccaCAGCAACAGCAACAGTTTTCTACTGTTACACTGCCAGAGCAGTCACAGAAACAACAGTTTCTACAACAGCAAAGAAATCCTAATCATACACAAGAGCAGCATCATCAGCAACAACATAATTCCATTGTTCTAGAGAATCAGTCACGACAACCACAGCAGCATCAGAAACTTCATGGACAACTGCCACAAAATCAACTGCAGGAACAACACTTAAGACCTGCCGTATCTCAGCAAAACATCGAGCCAGCTCAGAAACAACATCAGTCTTTTAGCAGCCAATTCTTACCACAGAATCAGATACTGAACCAAGTTTTGCCACCACCTTCATTTCAAGTTCAACAGCAAGGGATACCAAAACCGGGAAATTGTTTATCCAATATCAGTTCGtttcaaccatcatcattatctGGAATTTCACAGGTTCAACCACCTGTTGAAGACCAACTTTTTCTCCtgaagcagcagcagcagcagcagcagcagttcCAACAATcccaacagcaacaacaacaacaacaacaatgccAATCTCAGCTACAACTGCAGTTACTGCAGAAACTGCAGCAACAGCAAGTGCTCTCTCAACTTAATCCACAATTACAATCTCAGTTGTTAACACAATTAAGTCAACAGTCTCAACAACAGCAAAATTTGCAACCACAGTTGCTGAACACTCAATTTTTGCAACAGAAGCAACAGATACCCATTAGTCATACGACCGATCATGTCAAACCAGAGCCACTTGTTCGAGCTAATTCTACGTTAAGTGAGAATGAAGGACCATCATGTTCAACATCTCCTTCCACCAACTTCCATGCTACTCCATCAAGCTTACTCAAAAGACACCGGCAAGGACCAAGCATCTTTAATGAAAGCATGGGCGTTCGTCATCTTGACAATCAACTTCAAGAAATTCAAAGCAGGTCAGATGGTCAAATGAAGCATGAGTTACACTGCATTAAAGAGACCGATCAGCTGCCACATCAACATGCTGTTTCAGATCAACTGGATGCATCTTCAGCGAGTTCATTTTGTATGGATGCTGCTGCTGTGCAGGAAGGTTTTTCACTTCACCCTCTTTGCATGGATAGTGATGTACCTGAAGATAATCGGAACAATTTTCTCATTGGTGCTACAAATGATGGGTTGGTGATGAACACTATGCCTACAAGGGGCTTAAGCTCGGGAAAGGATATCGAGAACTTGCTATCAGGTTATGGTAATCAGAAAGACATGGATGCTGAAGTGTCTACTGCAGCTATCAGTTCTCAATCATTCGGTATACCAGACATGTCCTTTAGGCCTGGTTGTTCTAGTGATCCTGCTGCCAATGAAAGCAGAATGTACAACAGAGGAATGTGGGCTAACCAACCGCAGCGAATGCGGACATACACCAAG GTACAAAAGCGAGGATCGGTGGGAAGGTCTATTGATGTAACACGGTACATTGGATACGATGATCTCAGGCGTGATCTTGCACGCATGTTTGGCATTGAAGGGCAGTTAGAAGACCCGCACCGGACTGAGTGGAAGCTGGTCTATGTTGATCATGAAAATGACATATTGCTTGTCGGAGATGACCCTTGGGA GGAGTTTGTGAGCTGTGTTCAGAGCATCAAGATACTATCACCGGTGGAAGTTCAGCAGATGAGCTTGGACGGCGACCTGGCTAGCGTGCCGCCAGTACAGAACCAAGCCTGCAGTGGTTCTGATAACGGGAATGTGTGGAGGGGTCACTACGACGATTCAGCTGCGTCCTTTCAACATCGGTGA